A region from the Alkalidesulfovibrio alkalitolerans DSM 16529 genome encodes:
- the nikA gene encoding nickel ABC transporter substrate-binding protein, translated as MRIFAALLLGLSLAAFCAAPALAAKTELTFSWPSNCGPLNPHLYSPNQMYAQAMVYEPLVHYGDDGSVVPWLAESFEISPDGTLYTFRLRPGVVFSDGEPFDAKAVKMNVDAVLLNAKRHSWLELINQIEGCEIVDDMTVRLKLKNPYYPILQELALIRPLRFLSPAAIPPDGNTSMGIAAPVGTGPWILAESKKGEYDVFVRNERYWGQKPALEKITVKVLPDPESRVIALQTGQIDLIYGAGGHSAAQIGLEAFVRLEREGRFSTGVSGPLSSRLLAVNSARGPTSELPVRLAIQHAVDKDLLNQAIFLGVEKQADFLFTPIMPYCDLGLKPFAYDRAKAEQILDEAGWTLAPGARVRAKDGRDLVVDFCFTGNDALHKAIAEALQGELAKIGMHLNLIGEESDSFLKRQKDGEFGMIFNDTWGAPYEPHAMVGSMRAPSHADYQAQVGLPMKSELDQKITQVLLTTDETTRQAMYRDILTTLHEQAVYLPLTYMTSVRAHNPKLQGVEFTPMRQIIPFERMRWAD; from the coding sequence ATGCGCATTTTCGCAGCCCTGCTCCTCGGCCTGTCCCTTGCCGCCTTCTGCGCGGCTCCGGCCCTGGCCGCCAAAACCGAATTGACCTTCTCCTGGCCTTCCAATTGCGGGCCGCTCAATCCGCACCTCTACTCGCCCAACCAGATGTACGCCCAGGCCATGGTCTACGAGCCGCTGGTCCATTACGGCGACGACGGTTCGGTCGTGCCCTGGCTGGCCGAGAGCTTCGAGATCAGCCCCGACGGCACGCTTTACACCTTCCGCCTGCGGCCCGGCGTGGTCTTTTCCGACGGCGAGCCCTTCGACGCCAAGGCCGTGAAGATGAACGTGGACGCGGTGCTCTTGAACGCGAAGCGCCACTCGTGGCTCGAACTGATCAACCAGATCGAGGGCTGCGAGATCGTGGACGACATGACCGTGCGCCTGAAGCTCAAGAACCCCTATTATCCCATCCTGCAGGAGCTGGCGCTGATCCGGCCGCTGCGTTTCCTCTCGCCCGCGGCCATCCCCCCGGACGGCAACACCTCCATGGGCATCGCCGCGCCTGTCGGCACCGGCCCGTGGATTCTGGCCGAGAGCAAAAAAGGCGAATACGACGTCTTCGTGCGCAACGAGCGCTACTGGGGCCAAAAGCCCGCCCTGGAGAAAATCACGGTCAAGGTGCTGCCCGATCCCGAGTCGCGGGTCATCGCGCTGCAAACCGGCCAGATCGACCTGATCTACGGCGCGGGCGGCCACAGCGCAGCCCAGATCGGGCTTGAAGCCTTCGTCCGTCTCGAACGCGAGGGGCGCTTCTCCACGGGCGTCTCCGGTCCGCTCTCCTCGCGGTTGCTGGCCGTGAACTCGGCGCGTGGGCCCACGAGCGAGTTGCCCGTGCGTTTGGCCATTCAGCACGCCGTGGACAAAGACCTTCTGAACCAAGCCATCTTCCTGGGCGTCGAGAAGCAGGCCGACTTCCTCTTTACGCCGATCATGCCTTACTGCGACCTGGGACTTAAGCCTTTCGCCTATGACCGGGCCAAGGCAGAGCAGATCCTGGACGAGGCGGGCTGGACGCTCGCGCCGGGCGCACGCGTACGTGCAAAGGACGGCCGCGACTTGGTCGTGGACTTCTGCTTCACTGGCAACGACGCGCTGCATAAGGCCATCGCCGAAGCCTTGCAGGGCGAGCTGGCCAAGATCGGCATGCACCTGAACCTCATCGGCGAGGAGAGCGACTCCTTCCTCAAGCGCCAAAAGGACGGCGAGTTCGGCATGATCTTCAACGACACCTGGGGCGCGCCCTACGAGCCGCACGCCATGGTAGGCTCCATGCGCGCGCCGTCGCACGCCGACTACCAGGCCCAGGTGGGGCTGCCCATGAAGTCCGAGTTGGACCAAAAGATCACCCAGGTGCTCCTGACCACCGATGAGACGACGCGCCAGGCGATGTACCGCGACATCCTGACCACGCTGCACGAGCAGGCCGTGTATCTGCCCCTGACCTACATGACCTCGGTGCGCGCCCACAATCCGAAGCTTCAGGGCGTCGAATTCACGCCCATGCGCCAGATCATTCCCTTTGAGCGCATGCGCTGGGCCGACTAG